From a region of the Sesamum indicum cultivar Zhongzhi No. 13 linkage group LG3, S_indicum_v1.0, whole genome shotgun sequence genome:
- the LOC105158906 gene encoding eukaryotic translation initiation factor 5B produces MGRKKPTARDEETAPAGGGGGGKSKKKGFVIADDEYSIGTELSEDAVVPEEKVAPVGNKKKGKKGGSKKMEQKDEDEEMGDKEVGAEEEDDDDALEIKFAGKKKPKGKKSGSNSVFSSSNFGLLGEDDEEDDNDRKDDDEDDEEQEVPVAFSGKKKPSKSKKSGSTFSSAFELLDGEEESKDKDDSSKEEEEDLGIAFTGKKKKKSSKGLKKASGNSFSAALLDEENDEDASVSKVGDDLAEVGGDDQEEDILEVKFTGKKKSSKKKNVNAATAPGVESIETTTDFAKPDDHTEDSKTTKTSEDVADTSKNKKKKKKGGKAGQEEDDLDKILAELGGAPTVSNVAASVVSPPVEKVQNQPEPEEAAGDKEAEDEGPVESVASKKKKKKKEKEKEKKAAAAAPAVEEKQEEIKSETNNKAPGKKVPKHVREMQEKLARLKEAEEKKKREEEERLRKEEEERRRQEELERLAEEKKRLKKEREKEKLLKKKQEGKLLTGKQKEEARRLEAMRKQILANAAALQLPTGESTGAPAKRPLYQKKKSKPQPQSNGAATSDNVESTSSKEIQQEIASEVDSVEAKNVEEVESSSAQDKTEVTDSVEENGVNEEQEEEEDDDDEEWDAKSWDDADLKLPGKSAFADEEADSEPEPLLKKEGKNARTATQDVVLPSVATKPAGSTEKVAPVMPLTSENVEVKKKSSEVEGADNKNNKVPVNQDKKNKRETVNPPVQNGQNLRSPICCIMGHVDTGKTKLLDCIRGTNVQEGEAGGITQQIGATYFPAENIRERTKELKADAKLNVPGLLVIDTPGHESFTNLRSRGSGLCDIAILVVDIMHGLEPQTIESLNLLKMRNTEFIVALNKVDRLYGWKTCRNAPITKAMKQQSKDVQIEFNMRLTQVITQFKEQGLNTELYYKNKEMGETFSIVPTSAISGEGIPDLLLLLVQWTQKTMVKRLTYSDEVQCTVLEVKVIEGHGTTIDVVLVNGVLHEGDQIVVCGLQGPIVTTIRALLTPHPMKELRVKGAYLHHKEIKAAQGIKITAQGLEHAIAGTSLYVVGPHDDLEDIKEAAMEDMKSVMSRIDKSGEGVYVQASTLGSLEALLEFLKSPAVTIPVSGISIGPVHKKDVMKASVMLEKKKEYGTILAFDVKVTPEARELADELGVKIFIADIIYHLFDQFKAYIDNLKEEKKKEAADEAVFPCVLKIIPNCVFNKKDPIVLGVDILEGTAKVGTPICVPQRDFIEIGRIASIENNHKPVDYAKKGQKVAIKIIGSNPEEQQKMFGRHFEIEDELVSKISRNSLDALKEHYADDLSVEEKRLLFKLKKLFKIP; encoded by the exons ATGGGGAGAAAGAAGCCGACTGCCCGTGATGAGGAGACCGCCCCTGCaggcggtggtggtggaggtAAGTCCAAGAAGAAGGGGTTTGTGATTGCTGATGATGAGTATTCTATTGGAACTGAATTATCAGAGGATGCTGTTGTTCCGGAAGAGAAGGTGGCACCTGTTGGGAATAAAAAGAAGGGCAAGAAGGGGGGTTCTAAGAAAATGGAGCAGAAGGATGAGGATGAAGAAATGGGGGATAAAGAGGTTGGGGCAGAGGaggaggatgatgatgatgctctggagataaaatttgcTGGTAAAAAGAAGCCAAAGGGGAAAAAGAGTGGAAGTAATAGTGTGTTCAGTTCTTCGAATTTTGGGTTATTGGGAGAAGACgatgaagaagatgataaTGATAGGaaggatgatgatgaggatgatgaagaACAAGAAGTTCCAGTTGCATTTTCTGGGAAGAAGAAGCCTTCAAAGAGTAAGAAAAGTGGCAGCACTTTTTCTTCTGCTTTTGAGTTGCTTGATGGAGAGGAAGAGAGTAAAGACAAAGATGACAGTTctaaagaggaagaagaggatCTTGGAATTGCTTTTACAggtaaaaagaagaagaagtcaTCAAAGGGTTTGAAGAAGGCATCTGGAAATTCATTTAGTGCTGCTCTGCttgatgaagaaaatgatgagGATGCTTCTGTTTCAAAAGTTGGTGATGATTTAGCAGAAGTTGGTGGTGATGATCAGGAGGAAGACATCCTAGAAGTTAAATTTACAGGTAAAAAGAAGTCATCTAAAAAGAAGAATGTTAATGCTGCTACTGCCCCAGGAGTTGAGAGTATTGAAACTACTACGGATTTTGCCAAACCGGATGATCATACTGAAGATTCTAAAACTACAAAGACAAGTGAAGACGTGGCAGATACttcaaagaataaaaagaagaaaaagaagggtGGAAAAGCTGGTCAAGAAGAAGACGACCTTGACAAAATTCTAGCTGAACTTGGTGGAGCACCTACTGTGTCAAATGTTGCAGCTTCGGTTGTATCACCTCCTGTGGAAAAGGTGCAGAACCAGCCTGAGCCCGAAGAGGCTGCTGGTGACAAGGAAGCTGAAGATGAAGGACCTGTTGAGTCGGTAGCttcaaagaagaagaaaaagaagaaggaaaaggaaaaagagaaaaaggcaGCTGCAGCTGCCCCTGCAGTGGAAGAAAAACAGGAAGAAATCAAAAGTGAGACAAATAATAAAGCACCGGGCAAGAAAGTTCCGAAGCATGTCAGGGAGATGCAAGAGAAACTTGCCAGACTTAAGGAAGCTGAGGAGAAGAAAAAGCGGGAAGAGGAGGAGAGGTTAAGGAAAGAAGAGGAGGAAAGACGCAGGCAGGAAGAACTGGAAAGGTTAGCAGAAGAAAAGAAGCGGTTAAAGAAGGAAAGGGAGAAGGAGAAGCTTCTGAAGAAAAAGCAAGAGGGGAAGCTTCTCACAGGGAAGCAGAAGGAAGAAGCTCGTAGGTTGGAGGCAATGAGGAAGCAAATATTAGCTAATGCTGCAGCCTTGCAGTTACCAACTGGAGAATCTACAGGAGCACCTGCCAAACGACCTCTGTATCAGAAGAAAAAGTCAAAGCCACAACCGCAGTCTAATGGAGCAGCCACTTCAGACAATGTTGAGAGCACAAGTTCAAAAGAAATCCAGCAAGAAATTGCCTCTGAGGTGGATTCGGTGGAAGCCAAGAATGTTGAGGAAGTGGAGTCCTCGAGTGCACAGGATAAAACTGAGGTTACTGATTCAGTTGAAGAGAATGGAGTCaatgaagaacaagaagaagaagaagatgatgatgatgaagagtgGGATGCTAAAAGTTGGGATGATGCTGATTTGAAATTGCCAGGTAAAAGTGCATTTGCAGATGAAGAAGCTGACTCAGAGCCTGAACCTTTGCTTAAGAAGGAGGGAAAGAATGCAAGGACTGCAACTCAAGATGTTGTGTTACCTTCTGTTGCAACCAAGCCAGCTGGTTCAACCGAGAAAGTTGCCCCTGTAATGCCACTTACATCTGAAAATGTGgaagttaaaaagaaaagctctGAGGTCGAGGGTgctgataataaaaataacaaggTTCCTGTTAAtcaagacaagaaaaataaaagagaaactgTTAATCCTCCTGTCCAGAATGGACAAAATCTCAGGTCCCCTATATGTTGTATTATGGGCCACGTTGATACTGGTAAAACAAAGTTGCTTGACTGTATAAGAGGTACTAATGTCCAAGAAGGAGAGGCTGGTGGAATCACACAGCAGATTGGAGCAACCTATTTCCCTGCTGAGAATATACGTGAGAGAACTAAGGAACTTAAAGCTGATGCAAAGCTGAATGTCCCAGGTCTTTTAGTGATTGATACCCCTGGACACGAATCTTTTACTAATTTGCGTTCTCGAGGATCAGGGTTATGTGacattgcaattttggtcgtTGATATAATGCATGGGTTGGAACCGCAGACCATTGAATCACTCAATCTTTTGAAGATGAGAAATACTGAATTCATTGTTGCCTTGAACAAA GTGGACAGACTGTATGGGTGGAAAACATGCCGCAATGCACCAATAACAAAGGCAATGAAGCAACAGTCAAAAGACGtccaaattgaatttaacaTGAGGCTCACTCAG GTTATCACACAGTTTAAGGAGCAAGGGCTTAATACTGAGTTGTATTACAAGAACAAAGAAATGGGGGAGACTTTCAGCATTGTACCCACTAGTGCCATAAG TGGCGAAGGCATTCCCGACTTGTTACTACTATTGGTACAGTGGACTCAGAAGACAATGGTTAAACGACTTACATATAGTGATGAAGTGCAG TGTACTGTTTTGGAGGTTAAAGTTATTGAAGGACATGGGACAACAATTGATGTGGTTTTAGTGAACGGTGTGCTTCATGAAGGAGATCAAATAGTTGTTTGTGGCTTGCAG GGGCCTATAGTTACCACAATCAGAGCATTACTAACACCCCATCCGATGAAGGAGCTCCGCGTCAAG GGAGCTTATTTGCATCATAAAGAAATCAAGGCTGCTCAGGGTATCAAGATCACGGCACAA gGCCTTGAGCATGCCATTGCTGGCACCAGTCTCTATGTTGTCGGGCCTCATGATGATTTGGAAGACATCAAAGAAGCAGCTATGGAAGATATGAAGTCGGTAATGAGTAGGATTGACAAAAGTGGTGAGGGAGTTTATGTTCAAGCATCTACTCTGGGGTCATTAGAAGCGCTGCTAGAGTTCTTGAAGAGTCCTGCTGTTACCATTCCTGTCAGTGGTATAAGCATAGGCCCAGTACACAAAAAGGACGTGATGAAAGCAAGTGTCATGcttgagaagaaaaaggaatatgGGACAATATTGGCATTTGATGTTAAAGTAACGCCAGAGGCTCGGGAACTCGCCGATGAGCTTggtgtcaaaatatttatcgcCGACATTATCTACCACCTGTTTGATCAATTTAAGGCTTACATAGATAACCTTAaggaggaaaagaagaaagaagctGCTGATGAAGCAGTTTTTCCCTGTGTCCTCAAGATCATACCAAACTGTGTTTTCAATAAGAAGGACCCCATTGTCTTGGGCGTTGATATCCTCGAAGGCACTGCAaag GTTGGAACTCCTATATGCGTTCCTCAAAGGGATTTCATTGAAATTGGCCGGATCGCTTCCATTGAGAATAATCACAAGCCTGTGGATTATGCCAAGAAGGGCCAGAAGGTAGCAATTAAG ATAATTGGCAGTAATCCTGAGGAGCAGCAGAAAATGTTTGGCCGGCATTTTGAGATTGAGGATGAGCTTGTGAGCAAAATCAGTAGAAACTCACTTGACGCACTCAAAGAACACTATGCG GATGATTTGTCCGTTGAGGAGAAGAGACTACTGTTCAAATTGAAGAAACTCTTCAAGATACCTTGA
- the LOC105158907 gene encoding uncharacterized protein LOC105158907 encodes MEFTDKYVSNEHKEQHLSATESADPSSVSPFVISTSPKSPRSPRSPRSPNSPRSPKGQQGKHGGSVGSPLKNQRHSHSRRDGHPKKGGYGGKGTWGGLLDMDNDHVDDPNDPNYISDKEDTKFVSKTSAEFEEFKKKATVIVEEYFVNDDVNSTANELRELEMPSYSFYFVKKLVSIAMDRRDKEKEMASILLSSLYGDVIDPQQVYKGFQKLVESADDLIVDIPDAVDVLALFIARAVVDDILPPSFLTKTMAYLSKDSKGVDVIKRTEKGYLSAPLHAETIERCWGGRKNKTVEDLKLKINDLLIEYVVSGDVKEAFRCIKDLNVPHFHHEIVKRAVIMAMEKRQAENRLLDLLKRTAEEGLINSSQISKGFGRIIDSVDDLSLDIPNAKVLLQSLISKAASEGWLCASSLKSLSQHPGKQTVEDNKVKAFKKKAQSIIHEYFLSGDISEVSCCLEFENSSSLAELNAIFVKKLITLAMDRKNREKEMASVLLSSLCLPSDDVVCGFVMLIESAEDMALDIPVVVEDLAMFLARAEVDEVLTPQDLEEIQRQFPGSDSVGNKVIQIAMSLLKARLSGERILRCWGGGGSCKNGWTIEDVKDKIGKLLEEFEAGGDTREACRCIKELGMSFFHHEVVKKSLVILMENKNERLWRLLRQCFDMQLITMNQMTKGFNRVAESLDDLALDVPDAKKQYKNYVERAKTEGWLDTSFGINGLEQSLENGYR; translated from the exons ATGGAGTTCACAGATAAGTATGTGTCAAACGAACATAAAGAACAACATCTATCAGCTACCGAGAGTGCGGATCCGTCATCTGTTTCTCCCTTTGTAATCTCAACATCCCCAAAGTCACCACGATCACCGAGATCTCCCAGGTCGCCAAATTCCCCAAGATCACCGAAAGGTCAGCAGGGTAAGCATGGTGGAAGTGTGGGGAGTCCCCTCAAGAATCAAAGGCATTCTCATTCCAGGAGAGATGGTCATCCTAAAAaag GTGGATATGGTGGGAAAGGAACCTGGGGAGGTCTACTTGATATGGATAATGATCATGTTGATGATCCTAATGATCCGAATTACATTAGTGACAAG GAAGACACAAAATTCGTCAGCAAAACAAGTGCGGAATTTGAAGAGTTCAAAAAGAAAGCCACAGTTATAGTGGAGGAATATTTCGTCAATGATGATGTTAACTCAACAGCCAACGAATTGAGAGAACTTGAGATGCCAAGCTATAGCTTTTATTTTGTGAAGAAGCTTGTTTCCATTGCTATGGATAGGCGggacaaagaaaaggaaatggCTTCTATTCTGTTGTCCTCGCTATATGGTGATGTCATAGATCCTCAACAAGTTTACAAAGGTTTCCAAAAGCTCGTCGAGTCTGCAGACGATTTGATTGTGGACATCCCAGATGCAGTTGATGTCCTTGCTTTGTTTATTGCTCGAGCAGTGGTTGATGACATACTTCCTCCCTCGTTCTTGACAAAGACAATGGCTTATTTAAGTAAGGATTCAAAAGGTGTCGATGTCATCAAAAGAACTGAGAAGGGCTACTTGTCAGCTCCTTTACACGCAGAAACCATTGAGCGGTGCTGGGGAGGCAGAAAGAATAAAACAGTTGAAGATCTGAAGCTTAAGATAAACGACTTATTGATAGAATATGTTGTCAGTGGAGACGTAAAAGAGGCTTTTCGATGTATCAAGGATCTAAATGTTCCTCATTTCCACCATGAGATAGTTAAGAGGGCTGTTATAATGGCCATGGAAAAGCGACAAGCTGAAAACCGACTCCTTGACTTACTGAAAAGAACCGCAGAAGAAGGTCTAATTAATTCAAGTCAAATATCAAAAGGATTTGGCCGAATTATTGACTCTGTCGATGATTTATCCCTAGATATACCGAACGCAAAGGTTTTATTGCAGTCCTTGATTTCCAAAGCAGCATCCGAGGGATGGCTATGTGCCTCGTCACTGAAATCACTGTCACAGCATCCTGGAAAGCAAACTGTCGAAGATAATAAAGTTAAAGCCTTCAAGAAGAAGGCTCAGTCAATAATTCACGAGTACTTTCTGTCGGGTGACATATCAGAGGTGAGTTGTTGCTTAGAGTTTGAGAACAGTTCCTCCTTGGCTGAACTGAATGCGATTTTTGTGAAGAAATTGATTACTCTAGCCATGGATAGGAAAAACAGGGAGAAAGAAATGGCTTCTGTTCTGTTATCATCTTTGTGTTTGCCATCGGATGATGTGGTGTGTGGCTTTGTAATGTTGATAGAATCAGCAGAAGACATGGCCCTCGATATCCCCGTCGTTGTTGAGGATCTGGCAATGTTTCTAGCAAGGGCTGAGGTGGACGAAGTTTTGACTCCACAAGACTTGGAAGAGATTCAGCGTCAATTTCCAGGATCAGATTCAGTAGGAAATAAAGTTATTCAAATAGCAATGTCCTTGCTTAAGGCTCGACTCTCTGGGGAACGTATTTTACGATGTTGGGGGGGCGGAGGAAGCTGCAAAAATGGATGGACAATTGAAGACGTGAAGGACAAAATCGGGAAGCTATTGGAGGAGTTTGAGGCTGGTGGTGATACAAGAGAAGCCTGTCGATGCATAAAGGAGCTAGGAATGTCGTTTTTCCACCATGAGGTTGTGAAAAAGTCTTTGGTGATCCTAATGGAGAATAAGAATGAGAGACTATGGCGTTTGCTCAGGCAATGTTTCGACATGCAGCTAATAACAATGAACCAGATGACGAAAGGGTTCAATAGAGTGGCTGAATCTCTTGACGACTTGGCTCTGGATGTGCCCGATGCTAAGAAACAGTACAAGAATTATGTCGAACGAGCCAAGACTGAAGGATGGTTGGACACGTCTTTTGGTATAAATGGACTGGAACAAAGTCTGGAGAACGGTTATCGCTAA